AATGTAATTAGACCAATAAATGATGGTACTTATGGTAATACCAGGAATAGGACTATCAACGGGCCATGTCCAAGCCCAAGCCCAAACTCAACTCAAACCCAGTGCGTTTCTCGAGATCTAGGATAAGTAATACATTTAATCAAACTCAGATCTATTCTAGACAGCCTGGATATGGATTTAAATGACCGGACTGATTTTGTATCCGTATCTaattaataatatataaatttgcAAGGACCATTCATCATCAAATACTTTAATACTTTACGCGGATACATTCCTCATTTTATAAGTATCCTAGAAATATAATTTATTTTCTAGAGAAGATTTTGAATCCTACAAGAGAgaatagaaaaacaaaatgatCTAAAAATCGAATCAAAGATCTCACAACCATCTAATTAACATTCCTGCTAGCCAAATTGGGTTTTGAGAATgacaaatgaaatttttaacaaTATATATGGAGTCAAAAGTTCAGGGTCTGCCCCCTTTTTACTCGACTAACGAAAATGCACTTTCATTTTCGCCAATGCATCATTTGTGATGATATTTATGCTTACCTTGACGTCCCAATTCCCAAATGGTTACAAGAGATGAAAATATGCGCTGTTAGATTCACGGGCAAAAACAAATATAATCACTAATTCAAGGACTAAAAAGTGTACACAGTTAGAATTTCAAGGACCAAATagatttctttttccctctttatataacaaaaaaaattactagCGATTTCTTGTTCATTGTCCTTGCACGGCTGAATTGCTCCTGAAATACTTGCTGCATTTTAATACTTGACAAAGCAGGTCCTTCGAGGCCTGGCCCTGAAGCCAACCGTTCAAGCCCATACGACATTGTCCCTTTTGCTTTGTGCTCCGCTGAAAGTCGCGCTCTGTCAACTACCTTGCAACCTCCACATGAACTTAGCTCGTAATGGCAATAAAAATGACAATAACCATTAGAAGAATGGTTGCTTTTCTGAGATTCATTTTGAACCCCAAGTCACCTAAAACTCGGAGGAAAAATGAACCAATTTATTTGCTTAGTAGCGAGTAAATTAGttttttgttaatatttgctATGGATGTTCGTCGCATTTATAATGGGGCGCTTCTTGTCGTTCGAGTCTTGTTGGAGTTCAAGCCTTTCTGTAGTTGAAATTCAGCAGAATATCCAcaagaaaggggaaaaaggtGACACCAGAAGGCCACCTAATAACGGGGGTCTCAATGGTTCAGGTAAAACACGTATCACCATGTACAATTGATTCTTGAATCCAGTTGGCGCTAGAACTGACTAATGGATGCTTCTCCAGAAGAAATTAACAGATGAACAAAAAATACGAGTTCTTCGTTTCCAGATTCTTCTGTTAGTAATACGAAGAATAAATAATATACGAAGAATATGAGATGGTGTCCATGAATAACTTTGCTTCCAAAATAACATGACCTGATTTTAATTGTCAATGAACAGATGctaaacccaaaaaaattttcctGCAACTCGTAAAGACCCAGATTCCCACACATTTCCTAGGTAGTTCATCAACAGTACCAGTGAACGTGCAATTACCAGAAATATAGTGATAGTAATAAACATTTTACCATCCATACTGAAGCATATATCACAGACCCAGCTCGTCTGTAACTTATTTTATCATTATTTTGCTCAATCAAAGATTAGAATTCATTACACCCAAGTCCAATGCATATCAGACAGCAGCAAATTCTAACTTGAAAGAAAATAGTATCACAATCGCGCAATGGGAGATGTTGTACTCGTGTATTCAGAAAAATGGTTATTTGGTCAATACAACTAGGTTTGTTGCTCTGGAAGGCATGCATCTATGAAAAAGAAATCATGCAATGGACAGGGGAAAAAGAGCAAGGAAAGCGGGTGCTAATTTCAATAGAGGATTGAGTAATAGTATCTAGTAGTGCAAGCAAACATAGTCAAATATGTTCCGTCATATTTCAGTGTTCTTATTTCACATAAAACTCATTATCTTCCATGTCTGAACAGGAGATATCTATAGTTTAAATGAGCAAAGCACTTCTGCAGACCTGTTCCAAAGCAAGAATGCGATCATTGGAATAATTGGAAATGGAAAGCCAGCAAAATGTCAATAGAACCACAAACATCCCAAACCTCGCATGGAATCAGGAATACATAGAAAAGTAGATTTCATCATCAGGTTGTAAGAAACTGATTTTCGTGATCTCATAGTATCTTTAAGAAACATATATCACCATTAATGACAAGCAAACTTAGCAAGCTATTAATACTAAGAGAGAACACGAGAGGTACCTTCATGCTGGCCCCTGATGGATGTCACAACAAACTATCAACATTCTAAATGTGCAGGTAAGATGTCCCAAAACTGAATGTTCTTCATATCTCACCAAGATAAATCTGCTTATCACTACTGCAAGAACCAATAACAGGTTCACTAGGATGGAAGACACATTCATTTATGGATCCAGTATGACCAGGAAGTTTATACAGTATACGCCGAGAAGTTGTATCCCATACGTAAACCATGCGGTCAGAACTTCCAGCTGTGACCTTGCTTCCATCAGATGACCAGCTGCATTTCAACAAGTTCTTTTCAAAATTGTGCTGGTGACCTTCTAAAATCTTCACACATCGGTTCTGAGGGGCATATGGACGCATATCCCATATGCGAAGTGTACAGTCCATGCCATTAGTAAGAAGATACGAACCATCTGGACTTAACTGCATACCAGTTATCATATCCTGATGGCCTTGAAGTGTCATAGTAACTTCATTTCTTCGCAAATCCCAAACTTTGACATCGTTGTCTATACCTCCACTGTAAATCTTATCAGATGCATCAGAAAAACTCACTGCAGTAATTTGGTACTTATCTGGAAAAGTTTGTATTGCACCCCTTTGACGCATATCCCAAAGTTTAGCAGTACCATCGTCAGATCCACTGACAATTAAAGGAGGACCTCTTCGAGCAGGACAACAAGAATTTAC
This portion of the Coffea eugenioides isolate CCC68of chromosome 11, Ceug_1.0, whole genome shotgun sequence genome encodes:
- the LOC113751690 gene encoding U5 small nuclear ribonucleoprotein 40 kDa protein-like; this encodes MQTENALSVLGSRPMEIATVPNIGPDTNGKQRKSSLESPIMLLTGHQSAIYTMKFNPAGNIIASGSHDKEIFLWNVHGDCKNYMVLKGHKNAVLDVQWTTDGWTIVSASPDKTIRAWDVETGKQIKKMAEHSSFVNSCCPARRGPPLIVSGSDDGTAKLWDMRQRGAIQTFPDKYQITAVSFSDASDKIYSGGIDNDVKVWDLRRNEVTMTLQGHQDMITGMQLSPDGSYLLTNGMDCTLRIWDMRPYAPQNRCVKILEGHQHNFEKNLLKCSWSSDGSKVTAGSSDRMVYVWDTTSRRILYKLPGHTGSINECVFHPSEPVIGSCSSDKQIYLGEI